The proteins below come from a single Pseudomonas chlororaphis genomic window:
- a CDS encoding Zn-dependent protease, translating into MATMNNQAEAFKALVDWLRAALREPEQFTLGYAAESSAFVRFNHGKVRQAGQVQQANVRFKLIDEGRHADLQITLSGEAETDRQRLEEGLHQLRETLALLPRDPYLLLNSNHWQSHAVQDHPLPETEQAVAEIARAAEGLDLVGIYAAGPISRGFASSSGAFGWHQANSFNFDFSLFHENGQAVKASYAGHDWSSEGFARRFAQAREQLAFLGRPLRTLPPGEYRAYLAPAALEEIMGMLSWGGFSARAIASKQSPLQKFYAGEAAFSPAVGLREQVSGSLSPAFSDEGYPRDDLALIAQGTASARLINSRSAAEYGLAANGASSYEYPTALVMDEGQLAQQEILARLGTGLYISNLWYLNYSDQPAARLTGMTRFATFWVEDGQIQAPVSTMRFDDSVYSLLGSQLEGLTRERELLLSASTYSQRATASMLLPGALVKRLTLTL; encoded by the coding sequence ATGGCTACCATGAATAACCAGGCCGAAGCCTTCAAGGCATTGGTCGACTGGCTGCGCGCGGCGCTGCGTGAGCCTGAACAGTTCACCCTCGGCTACGCTGCCGAGTCCTCGGCCTTCGTGCGCTTCAACCATGGCAAGGTCCGCCAGGCCGGGCAGGTGCAACAGGCCAACGTCCGTTTCAAGCTGATCGACGAGGGACGCCATGCCGACCTGCAGATCACCTTGTCCGGCGAGGCCGAGACTGACAGGCAGCGCCTGGAAGAAGGCTTGCACCAGCTTCGCGAGACCCTGGCGCTGCTGCCTCGCGACCCATACCTGCTGCTCAACTCCAACCACTGGCAAAGCCACGCCGTGCAGGATCATCCATTGCCGGAGACCGAACAGGCCGTGGCCGAGATCGCCCGCGCCGCCGAAGGCCTGGACCTGGTGGGGATCTACGCCGCCGGCCCCATCAGCCGTGGTTTCGCCAGTTCGTCGGGGGCCTTTGGCTGGCATCAGGCCAACAGCTTCAACTTCGATTTCAGCCTGTTCCACGAAAACGGCCAGGCGGTCAAAGCCAGCTACGCCGGGCATGACTGGAGCAGCGAAGGGTTCGCCCGGCGCTTTGCACAGGCTCGCGAACAACTGGCGTTTCTCGGCCGGCCGCTGCGTACGCTGCCGCCCGGCGAATACCGCGCCTACCTCGCGCCCGCCGCCCTGGAAGAAATCATGGGCATGCTCAGTTGGGGCGGTTTCTCGGCCCGGGCGATCGCCAGCAAGCAGAGCCCCTTGCAGAAGTTCTATGCCGGCGAAGCCGCTTTCAGCCCTGCCGTGGGCTTGCGTGAACAGGTCAGCGGCTCCCTGAGCCCGGCCTTTTCCGACGAAGGCTATCCCCGTGACGACCTGGCGTTGATCGCCCAGGGCACCGCCAGTGCCCGCTTGATCAACTCCCGCAGCGCCGCCGAATATGGCCTCGCCGCCAATGGCGCGAGCAGCTACGAATACCCCACGGCCCTGGTCATGGACGAAGGCCAGTTGGCACAGCAGGAGATCCTCGCCCGCCTCGGCACCGGCCTGTACATCAGCAACCTCTGGTACCTGAACTACTCGGACCAACCCGCCGCCCGACTGACCGGCATGACCCGGTTTGCCACGTTCTGGGTGGAGGACGGCCAGATCCAGGCGCCGGTCAGCACCATGCGCTTCGACGACAGCGTCTACAGCCTGCTCGGCTCGCAACTCGAAGGCCTGACCCGGGAGCGGGAACTTCTGCTCTCGGCCAGCACCTACAGCCAGCGGGCCACGGCTTCGATGCTGCTGCCGGGAGCGCTGGTGAAGCGGTTGACGTTGACGCTGTAA
- a CDS encoding peptidase C69, protein MFDFHPQLKQRFAALRTGAEFFSLRYVRESGQHLSVRKNVAEPPSLSRDEGAMLTARVNGVEAYAATNDLSQAGLQAALERAEQQARRLKPHALLDLREQAVASDRADYFSPHFDQAFPSLSDCYQLLGAESAAVPQDERLVNWQVSIGLTQVEQIYLNSAGAELRQAQRFIYPSLDVTAFDGQDSQTRTLGRENFGQQGGFDVIDRCGLIGAGPKIADQALQLLMAPNTPQGPRDLLLMPDQMMLQIHESIGHPLELDRILGDERNYAGTSFVKASDFGHLQYGSSLLNVTFDPDIPEELASYSHDDDGSPASKQFLIREGRLLRPLGGALSQFRAGLAGVANSRACGWNRPPIDRMANLNIEPGDQSLGQLIQGIEHGVLMRTNRSWSIDDARNKFQFGCEWGQLIENGELKGVVKNPNYRGISAQFWKSLRAVGDASTAQVLGTPNCGKGEPNQVIRVGHASPACVFSNVDVFGGDA, encoded by the coding sequence ATGTTCGACTTCCACCCTCAGCTCAAGCAGCGGTTTGCTGCCTTGCGCACGGGCGCCGAATTCTTTTCCCTGCGTTATGTGCGCGAGTCCGGCCAGCATTTGTCGGTGCGCAAGAATGTCGCCGAACCGCCCAGCCTGAGCCGTGACGAAGGGGCGATGCTCACCGCGCGGGTCAATGGCGTGGAGGCCTATGCCGCCACCAACGACCTGTCCCAGGCCGGCTTGCAGGCAGCGCTGGAGCGCGCCGAGCAACAGGCCCGCCGGCTCAAGCCCCATGCACTGCTCGACCTGCGCGAGCAGGCAGTGGCCAGCGACCGGGCCGATTATTTCTCGCCGCATTTCGACCAGGCATTCCCGTCCCTGAGCGACTGCTACCAGCTGCTCGGCGCCGAATCGGCGGCGGTGCCCCAAGACGAGCGCCTGGTGAACTGGCAGGTCAGCATCGGCCTGACCCAGGTCGAGCAGATCTACCTCAACAGCGCCGGCGCCGAATTGCGTCAGGCCCAGCGGTTCATCTACCCGTCCCTGGATGTCACCGCGTTCGACGGCCAGGACAGCCAGACTCGCACCCTGGGCCGCGAGAACTTCGGCCAGCAAGGTGGCTTCGATGTGATCGACCGCTGCGGCCTGATCGGCGCCGGACCGAAAATCGCCGACCAGGCCCTGCAACTGTTGATGGCGCCGAACACCCCGCAAGGCCCGCGGGACCTGCTGCTGATGCCGGACCAGATGATGCTGCAGATCCACGAGTCCATCGGCCATCCTCTGGAGCTGGACCGCATTCTCGGAGACGAGCGCAACTACGCCGGCACCAGCTTCGTCAAAGCCAGCGACTTCGGCCACTTGCAGTACGGCTCCAGCCTGTTGAACGTGACGTTCGACCCGGACATTCCCGAAGAACTGGCCAGCTACAGCCATGACGACGACGGCAGCCCGGCGAGCAAGCAGTTCCTCATCCGTGAAGGACGGCTGTTGCGCCCGCTGGGTGGCGCGCTGTCGCAATTTCGCGCGGGCCTTGCCGGCGTCGCCAACAGCCGCGCCTGCGGCTGGAATCGCCCGCCCATCGACCGCATGGCCAATTTGAACATCGAACCCGGCGACCAGTCCCTGGGGCAACTGATCCAGGGCATCGAGCACGGCGTACTGATGCGCACCAATCGTTCCTGGTCCATCGACGACGCCCGCAACAAGTTCCAGTTCGGCTGCGAGTGGGGCCAGTTGATCGAGAACGGTGAGCTCAAGGGCGTGGTGAAGAACCCCAACTACCGGGGTATCTCCGCGCAGTTCTGGAAGAGCCTGCGAGCGGTGGGCGATGCCAGTACCGCCCAGGTGCTGGGCACCCCGAACTGTGGCAAGGGCGAACCGAACCAGGTCATTCGCGTCGGGCATGCGTCGCCGGCCTGCGTGTTCAGCAACGTCGACGTGTTCGGAGGTGACGCCTGA
- a CDS encoding choline dehydrogenase (catalyzes the oxidation of choline to betaine aldehyde and betain aldehyde to glycine betaine), whose translation MSQEFDYIIIGAGSAGNTLATRLTEDEGVTVLLLEAGGPDYRLDFRTQMPAALAFPLQGRRYNWAYETDPEPHMNGRRMECGRGKGLGGSSLINGMCYIRGNALDYDNWAKLPGLEDWTYLDCLPYFRKAETRDIGPNDYHGGDGPVSVTTPKAGNNPLFHAMVEAGVQAGYPRTDDLNGYQQEGFGPMDRTVTPNGRRASTARGYLDIAKKRSTLTIVTHALTDKIVFEGKRAVGVRYLVGAAEERVEARARKEVLLCSGAIASPQILQRSGVGPAKLLESLDIPVVHDLPGVGENLQDHLELYLQYACTQPVSLYPSLLWYNQPAIGAEWLFNGTGIGASNQFEAGGFIRSRPEFDWPNIQYHFLPVAINYNGSNGVKEHGFQAHMGSMRSPSRGRIQAKSKDPRQHPSILFNYMATEQDWQEFRDGIRLTREIMQQPALDPFRGREISPGIEVQTDEQLDQFIREHAETAFHPSCSCKMGTDDMAVVDGEGRVHGMQGLRVVDASIMPIITTGNLNAPTIMIAEKIADKIRGRKPLPRSTAPYYVAGDAPVKGKPLRELAPAGQ comes from the coding sequence ATGTCCCAAGAATTCGATTACATCATCATCGGTGCCGGCTCGGCCGGTAACACCCTGGCCACCCGCCTGACCGAAGACGAAGGCGTCACGGTCCTGCTGCTGGAAGCCGGCGGCCCGGACTATCGCCTGGATTTCCGCACGCAAATGCCCGCCGCCCTGGCGTTCCCACTGCAAGGTCGACGCTATAACTGGGCCTACGAAACCGATCCCGAGCCGCACATGAACGGCCGCCGCATGGAATGTGGCCGAGGCAAGGGCCTGGGCGGTTCGTCGCTGATCAACGGCATGTGCTACATCCGCGGCAACGCCCTGGACTACGACAACTGGGCCAAGCTGCCCGGCCTGGAAGATTGGACCTACCTGGACTGCCTGCCATATTTCAGGAAAGCCGAAACCCGGGACATCGGCCCGAACGACTACCACGGCGGCGACGGCCCGGTCAGCGTGACCACGCCCAAGGCTGGCAACAACCCGCTGTTCCACGCCATGGTCGAGGCCGGCGTGCAGGCCGGCTACCCGCGCACCGATGACCTCAACGGCTACCAGCAGGAAGGCTTCGGCCCGATGGACCGCACCGTCACGCCGAACGGCCGTCGCGCCAGCACGGCTCGCGGCTACCTCGACATCGCCAAGAAGCGTTCGACCCTGACCATCGTCACCCACGCCCTGACCGACAAGATCGTGTTCGAAGGCAAGCGTGCCGTGGGCGTGCGCTACCTGGTCGGTGCCGCTGAAGAGCGCGTCGAAGCCCGGGCCCGCAAGGAAGTGCTGCTGTGCTCCGGCGCCATCGCCTCGCCGCAGATCCTCCAACGCTCCGGCGTCGGCCCGGCCAAGCTGCTGGAAAGCCTCGACATCCCGGTGGTCCACGACCTGCCCGGCGTCGGTGAAAACCTGCAGGACCATCTGGAACTGTACCTGCAATACGCTTGCACCCAGCCGGTCTCGCTGTACCCATCGCTGCTCTGGTACAACCAGCCGGCCATCGGTGCCGAGTGGCTGTTCAACGGCACCGGCATCGGCGCCAGCAACCAGTTCGAGGCCGGTGGTTTCATCCGCTCTCGTCCAGAGTTCGATTGGCCGAACATCCAGTATCACTTCCTGCCGGTGGCGATTAACTACAACGGCAGCAACGGTGTGAAGGAACATGGCTTCCAGGCGCACATGGGCTCGATGCGTTCGCCCAGCCGCGGTCGGATCCAGGCCAAGTCCAAGGACCCACGCCAACACCCGAGCATCCTGTTCAACTACATGGCGACCGAGCAGGACTGGCAGGAGTTTCGCGACGGCATCCGCCTGACCCGCGAGATCATGCAGCAGCCGGCGCTGGACCCGTTCCGCGGGCGCGAGATCAGCCCGGGGATCGAGGTGCAGACGGACGAGCAACTGGATCAGTTCATCCGCGAACACGCCGAAACCGCCTTCCACCCGTCGTGCTCGTGCAAGATGGGCACCGACGACATGGCGGTGGTGGACGGCGAAGGGCGCGTGCATGGCATGCAGGGCCTGCGGGTGGTCGATGCCTCGATCATGCCGATCATCACCACCGGCAACCTGAACGCGCCGACGATCATGATCGCCGAGAAAATCGCCGACAAGATCCGTGGCCGCAAGCCACTGCCGCGCAGCACCGCTCCGTACTACGTGGCCGGCGACGCACCGGTCAAGGGCAAGCCGCTGCGTGAACTGGCGCCAGCCGGGCAGTAA
- a CDS encoding betaine-aldehyde dehydrogenase — protein MARFELQKLYIDGAYSDASGDATFEAINPANGEVLALVQRATKEDVERAVVSAEKGQKVWAAMTAMQRSRILRRAVDILRERNDELAALETLDTGKAYSETRYVDIVTGADVLEYYAGLVPAIEGEQVPLRTTSFVYTRREPLGVVAGIGAWNYPIQIALWKSAPALAAGNAMIFKPSEVTSLTTLKLAEIYTEAGVPAGVFNVLTGSGREVGTWLTEHPRIEKVSFTGGTDTGKKVMASASSSSLKDVTMELGGKSPLIIFDDADLDRAADTAMMANFYSSGQVCTNGTRVFVPSHLKAAFEAKIVERVARIRIGNPEDENTNFGPLVSFAHMESVLGYIENGKAEGARLLCGGARLTEGEFAKGAFVAPTVFTDCTDEMTIVREEIFGPVMSILAYDTEEEVIRRANDTDFGLAAGVVTRDLNRAHRVIHQLEAGICWINAWGESAAEMPVGGYKQSGVGRENGLSSLNNYTRIKSVQVELGDYASVF, from the coding sequence ATGGCCCGTTTCGAACTGCAAAAACTCTACATCGATGGCGCCTACAGCGATGCCAGCGGCGACGCCACTTTCGAAGCCATCAACCCTGCCAACGGTGAAGTGCTCGCCCTGGTGCAGCGTGCAACGAAGGAAGACGTCGAGCGCGCCGTGGTCAGCGCTGAAAAGGGCCAGAAAGTCTGGGCCGCGATGACCGCCATGCAACGTTCGCGCATCCTGCGCCGGGCCGTGGACATCCTGCGCGAGCGCAACGATGAACTGGCGGCCCTGGAAACCCTCGACACCGGCAAGGCCTATTCCGAAACCCGCTACGTCGACATCGTGACCGGCGCCGACGTGCTGGAATACTACGCCGGCCTGGTGCCTGCCATCGAAGGCGAGCAGGTGCCGCTGCGCACCACCTCGTTCGTCTACACCCGTCGCGAGCCATTGGGCGTGGTGGCCGGTATCGGTGCGTGGAACTACCCGATCCAGATCGCCCTGTGGAAGTCGGCCCCAGCCCTGGCGGCCGGCAACGCCATGATCTTCAAGCCGAGCGAAGTCACGTCGCTGACCACCCTCAAACTGGCCGAGATCTACACCGAGGCCGGCGTTCCAGCGGGTGTGTTCAACGTACTGACCGGCAGCGGCCGTGAAGTCGGCACCTGGCTGACCGAGCACCCGCGCATTGAGAAGGTTTCCTTCACCGGCGGCACCGACACCGGCAAGAAAGTCATGGCCAGCGCCTCGAGCTCGTCGCTCAAGGACGTGACCATGGAACTGGGCGGCAAGTCGCCGTTGATCATCTTCGACGACGCCGACCTGGATCGCGCCGCCGACACCGCGATGATGGCCAACTTCTACAGTTCCGGCCAGGTCTGCACCAACGGCACCCGCGTGTTCGTCCCGAGCCACCTCAAGGCGGCGTTCGAAGCCAAGATCGTCGAGCGCGTGGCACGCATCCGCATTGGCAACCCGGAAGACGAGAACACCAACTTCGGCCCGCTGGTGAGCTTCGCCCACATGGAAAGCGTGTTGGGCTACATCGAGAACGGCAAGGCCGAAGGCGCTCGGCTGCTGTGCGGCGGCGCTCGGCTGACCGAGGGCGAATTCGCCAAGGGCGCGTTCGTCGCCCCGACCGTGTTCACCGACTGCACCGACGAGATGACCATCGTGCGTGAAGAGATCTTCGGCCCGGTGATGAGCATCCTCGCCTACGACACCGAAGAAGAAGTGATCCGCCGCGCCAACGACACCGACTTCGGCCTCGCCGCCGGCGTCGTGACCCGCGACCTGAACCGCGCCCACCGCGTGATCCACCAGCTCGAAGCCGGCATCTGCTGGATCAACGCCTGGGGCGAGTCCGCCGCCGAAATGCCGGTGGGCGGCTACAAGCAATCGGGCGTGGGCCGCGAGAACGGCCTCAGCTCGCTGAACAACTACACGCGCATCAAGTCGGTACAGGTCGAGCTGGGCGATTACGCGTCGGTGTTCTGA
- a CDS encoding BetI family transcriptional regulator, whose translation MPKVGMQPIRRQQLIEATLQAVDQVGMGDASIALIARLAGVSNGIISHYFQDKNGLIAATAQYLMTVLSENVTARRQALEDSSPRAHLQVIIEGNFDASQVNGPAMKTWLAFWATSMHHPSLHRLQRINDHRLYSNLCCQFRRALPLDEARSAARGLAALIDGLWLRGALSGDAFDTAQAHRIAYEYMDFQLAKAGTSEHTESLGS comes from the coding sequence ATGCCCAAGGTCGGTATGCAACCCATCCGCCGCCAGCAATTGATCGAAGCCACGTTGCAGGCGGTCGATCAGGTGGGCATGGGGGACGCCAGCATCGCGCTGATCGCCCGTCTGGCGGGTGTCTCGAACGGCATCATCAGTCACTACTTTCAGGACAAGAACGGCCTGATCGCGGCTACGGCCCAGTACCTGATGACTGTCCTGAGCGAGAACGTCACCGCGCGACGCCAGGCGCTCGAGGATTCCAGCCCACGGGCCCACCTGCAGGTGATCATCGAAGGCAACTTCGACGCCAGCCAGGTCAATGGCCCGGCCATGAAAACCTGGCTGGCCTTCTGGGCCACCAGCATGCATCACCCGTCACTGCACAGGTTGCAGCGGATCAACGATCACCGTCTGTATTCCAACCTGTGTTGCCAGTTCCGCCGCGCATTGCCCCTCGATGAGGCCCGCAGTGCGGCGCGGGGCCTGGCCGCGCTGATTGACGGCTTGTGGCTGCGCGGGGCGTTGTCGGGAGACGCGTTCGATACCGCCCAGGCGCACCGGATCGCTTACGAATACATGGACTTCCAACTGGCCAAGGCAGGAACGTCAGAGCACACAGAATCGCTCGGTTCCTGA
- a CDS encoding ABC transporter ATP-binding protein, translating into MSIIRFEDVDVIFSSRPKAALELLDKGFSRPEILQQTGLIVGVEKASLSIEKGEICVLMGLSGSGKSSLLRCINGLNTVSRGKLFVEHEGRQIDIASCSPAELKMMRTKRIAMVFQKFALMPWLTVRENISFGLEMQGRPEKERRKLVDEKLELVGLTQWRNKKPDELSGGMQQRVGLARALAMDADILLMDEPFSALDPLIRQGLQDELLELQRKLQKTIVFVSHDLDEALKLGTRIAIMKDGKIIQYSKPEEIVLNPADDYVRTFVAHTNPLNVLCGRSLMRTLDNCKRINGSVCLDPGGDSWLDLAEGNTIKGARQNGAALDLQNWAPGQSVEELGRRPTLVDSNIGMRDALQIRYQTGNKLVLHDNQKVVGILGDSELYHALLGKNLG; encoded by the coding sequence ATGAGCATCATTCGTTTCGAAGACGTCGATGTTATTTTCTCCAGCCGTCCCAAGGCCGCGCTGGAACTCTTGGACAAGGGTTTTTCGCGCCCCGAGATCCTGCAGCAGACCGGCCTGATCGTCGGCGTGGAGAAGGCCAGCCTGTCCATCGAGAAGGGCGAAATCTGTGTCCTGATGGGTCTTTCCGGCTCAGGCAAATCCAGCCTGCTGCGCTGCATCAACGGTTTGAACACCGTCAGCCGTGGCAAGTTGTTCGTCGAGCACGAAGGGCGGCAAATCGACATCGCCTCCTGCTCCCCCGCCGAACTGAAGATGATGCGCACCAAGCGCATCGCCATGGTGTTCCAGAAGTTCGCCCTGATGCCTTGGCTGACCGTGCGCGAGAACATCAGCTTCGGCCTGGAAATGCAGGGCCGTCCCGAGAAGGAACGGCGCAAGCTGGTGGATGAAAAACTCGAGCTGGTAGGCCTGACCCAGTGGCGCAACAAGAAACCCGACGAGCTGTCCGGCGGTATGCAGCAACGGGTCGGCCTGGCCCGCGCCCTGGCGATGGACGCCGACATCCTGCTGATGGACGAACCGTTCTCGGCCCTCGACCCACTGATCCGCCAGGGTTTGCAGGACGAACTGCTGGAGCTGCAACGCAAACTGCAAAAGACCATCGTGTTCGTCAGCCATGACCTGGACGAAGCCCTGAAACTGGGCACCCGGATCGCGATCATGAAGGACGGCAAGATCATCCAGTACAGCAAGCCGGAAGAAATCGTGCTGAACCCGGCGGACGACTACGTGCGCACCTTCGTTGCCCACACCAACCCGCTCAACGTGCTCTGCGGTCGCAGCCTGATGCGCACCCTGGACAACTGCAAGCGCATCAACGGTTCGGTCTGCCTGGACCCGGGCGGCGACTCCTGGCTCGACCTGGCCGAAGGCAACACCATCAAGGGCGCCCGCCAGAACGGCGCGGCACTGGACCTGCAAAACTGGGCACCGGGCCAATCGGTGGAAGAACTGGGCCGCCGTCCGACCCTGGTGGACTCCAACATCGGCATGCGCGATGCCTTGCAGATCCGTTACCAGACCGGCAACAAACTGGTGCTTCACGATAACCAGAAAGTGGTCGGGATCCTCGGTGACAGCGAGCTGTACCACGCCCTGCTCGGCAAGAACCTGGGCTAA
- a CDS encoding ABC transporter permease, whose protein sequence is MLIDQKIPLGQYIAGFVEWLTQVGASTFDSIALFLETMIHGVTFALTWFNPLALIGLIALLAHFIQRKWGLTVFVIASFLLILNLGYWQETMETLAQVLFATLVCVVIGVPLGIVAAHKPMFYTLMRPVLDLMQTVPTFVYLIPTLTLFGLGVVPGLISTVVFAIAAPIRLTYLGIRDVPEELMDAGKAFGCSRRQLLSRIELPHAMPSIAAGITQCIMLSLSMVVIAALVGADGLGKPVVNALNTADIALGFEAGLAIVLLAIMLDRICKQPDAKVGGDA, encoded by the coding sequence ATGCTCATTGATCAGAAAATACCTTTAGGCCAGTACATTGCGGGCTTTGTCGAATGGTTGACGCAAGTTGGCGCCAGCACCTTCGACTCCATCGCACTGTTCCTGGAAACGATGATTCACGGCGTGACGTTTGCGCTGACCTGGTTCAACCCACTGGCCTTGATCGGCCTCATAGCCCTGCTGGCGCATTTCATCCAGCGCAAATGGGGCCTCACCGTATTCGTCATCGCCTCCTTCCTGCTGATCCTCAACCTGGGGTACTGGCAGGAAACCATGGAAACCCTGGCCCAGGTGCTCTTCGCTACCCTGGTCTGCGTCGTGATCGGTGTGCCGCTGGGCATTGTTGCCGCGCACAAGCCGATGTTCTACACCCTGATGCGTCCGGTACTCGATCTGATGCAGACCGTACCGACCTTCGTCTACCTCATTCCTACCCTGACCCTGTTCGGTCTGGGTGTGGTCCCGGGCCTGATCTCCACGGTGGTGTTCGCGATTGCCGCGCCCATCCGCCTGACTTACCTGGGCATCCGCGACGTTCCGGAAGAATTGATGGACGCGGGCAAGGCCTTTGGCTGCTCCCGTCGCCAGCTCCTGTCGCGTATCGAACTGCCCCATGCGATGCCGAGCATCGCGGCCGGTATCACCCAGTGCATCATGCTGTCGTTGTCGATGGTGGTGATCGCCGCACTGGTAGGTGCCGATGGCCTGGGCAAACCCGTGGTCAACGCACTGAACACCGCTGATATCGCCCTGGGCTTCGAAGCAGGCCTGGCGATCGTATTGCTGGCGATCATGCTCGACCGAATCTGCAAACAACCCGACGCCAAGGTAGGGGGTGACGCATGA
- a CDS encoding glycine/betaine ABC transporter substrate-binding protein → MKGSTPLLLAAILSLPMLANAAEPAQCSTVNFSDVGWTDITVTTATTSVVLEALGYKTKTTMISVPVTYKSLADGKNMDVFLGNWMPTMENDIKAYRDAGTVETVRTNLKGAKYTLAVPQGLYDKGLHDFADIPKFKKELDGKIYGIEPGNDGNRLIQSMIDKNAFGLKDAGFKVVESSEAGMLSQVDRASKRGTDVVFLGWAPHPMNTRFKIQYLTGGDDFFGPDFGAATVATNTRKGYSQECSNVGQLLKNLEFTVDMESSLMGNVLDDKMKPEAAAKAWLKKNPQVLDTWLAGVTTIDGKPGLEAVKAKLAQ, encoded by the coding sequence ATGAAAGGTTCCACGCCGTTGTTGTTGGCCGCCATCCTGAGTCTTCCGATGCTGGCCAACGCTGCAGAACCCGCACAATGCAGCACCGTTAACTTTTCCGACGTCGGTTGGACCGACATCACCGTGACCACCGCCACCACCAGCGTGGTACTCGAAGCCCTGGGCTACAAGACCAAGACCACCATGATCTCCGTACCGGTCACCTACAAGTCCCTGGCCGACGGCAAGAACATGGACGTGTTCCTCGGCAACTGGATGCCGACCATGGAGAACGACATCAAGGCCTACCGCGATGCCGGCACCGTGGAGACCGTGCGCACCAACCTCAAGGGCGCCAAGTACACCCTCGCCGTCCCCCAGGGTCTGTATGACAAAGGCCTGCACGACTTCGCCGACATCCCCAAATTCAAGAAGGAACTGGACGGCAAGATCTACGGGATCGAACCCGGCAACGACGGCAACCGCCTGATCCAGAGCATGATCGACAAGAACGCCTTCGGCCTGAAGGACGCCGGTTTCAAAGTGGTCGAATCGAGCGAAGCCGGCATGCTCTCGCAGGTTGACCGAGCCTCGAAACGCGGCACCGACGTGGTGTTCCTGGGGTGGGCACCGCACCCGATGAACACCCGCTTCAAGATCCAGTACCTGACCGGCGGCGATGACTTCTTCGGCCCGGACTTCGGCGCCGCCACCGTGGCCACCAACACGCGCAAAGGCTACAGCCAGGAATGCAGCAACGTTGGGCAACTGCTGAAGAACCTCGAATTCACCGTCGACATGGAAAGCTCGCTGATGGGCAACGTCCTGGACGACAAGATGAAACCTGAAGCCGCGGCCAAGGCCTGGCTGAAGAAAAACCCACAGGTGCTCGATACCTGGCTCGCTGGCGTGACCACCATTGACGGTAAACCTGGCCTGGAGGCCGTGAAAGCCAAGCTCGCGCAGTAA